The following coding sequences are from one Methanococcoides orientis window:
- the mcrD gene encoding methyl-coenzyme M reductase operon protein D → MVDSASNTENLIQIEIFPRRLLSPGTAQELLVELSKIKGITRAFVQGPRLPVTVPYGPATGQDVNHKFSDTISIGETDISLAVIVGRIRLEVLNSDIRNNIREVCERILPMGLEFREGLFLPTKQTVSDYAKRGPGADPTVLGLADPKGKVGNRICSLNPAE, encoded by the coding sequence ATGGTCGATTCTGCATCAAACACAGAGAACCTCATACAGATCGAGATATTTCCACGAAGGTTACTCAGCCCGGGAACCGCACAGGAACTACTCGTTGAACTGAGCAAAATAAAAGGCATCACAAGGGCATTCGTACAGGGCCCAAGGCTTCCAGTGACCGTACCATACGGTCCTGCGACAGGACAGGATGTCAACCACAAGTTCAGTGATACGATCAGTATCGGTGAAACAGACATTAGCTTGGCTGTGATCGTTGGCCGCATACGGCTGGAAGTCCTCAACTCAGATATAAGAAACAACATCAGGGAAGTTTGTGAGCGAATACTTCCGATGGGACTCGAGTTCAGAGAAGGACTTTTCCTACCAACCAAGCAGACCGTCTCCGACTATGCAAAACGTGGTCCTGGAGCAGATCCGACAGTCCTCGGACTGGCAGATCCAAAAGGCAAAGTGGGTAATCGTATTTGTTCCTTAAATCCAGCGGAATGA
- the mmp10 gene encoding methyl coenzyme M reductase-arginine methyltransferase Mmp10 (Mmp10 (methanogenesis marker protein 10) is a cobalamin-requiring radical SAM methyltransferase that creates the methylarginine modification to methyl coenzyme M reductase.), with the protein MEIVADVGGNPGVDCRGFCKYCYFKKVKDVPAFGCKHCFPFSKGCDYCTRGVKELYSGFKPAQYVMGEVSQAMHFGSGEADKFTISGGGDISCYPELKELVSFLSQFKKPIHLGYTSGKGFTSEGDAAFFIENGVTEVSFTVFATDPEIRGAYMNDPEPEASLAVLRDFCTHCEVYGAIVVIPGVNDGEVLEKTLSDLESMGASGAILMRFANSREEGLILENAPIMEGIESHTVEEFTQIVRDAAKNHSFRVTGTPLEDPLFGSPFAIRLHDDLLTKLPEVTKEATIITSKVAEERLSGIFDKLGGTVNVIGLNKDIGCLITIDDFRDLDLSNVKETVIIPGRAFVHDPEVKGLLCSDGVDRLVRRGPDTLTVDGEMSIGMSEEDVLELEMNMFTELIQQINAIGMPVH; encoded by the coding sequence ATGGAAATAGTTGCAGATGTCGGTGGAAATCCCGGCGTAGATTGTCGTGGGTTTTGCAAGTACTGTTACTTCAAGAAAGTAAAAGACGTACCTGCTTTTGGTTGTAAACATTGTTTCCCTTTTTCAAAAGGATGCGACTATTGCACACGCGGCGTCAAAGAGCTCTACTCCGGCTTCAAACCTGCTCAATATGTTATGGGTGAAGTTTCACAAGCCATGCATTTTGGTTCAGGGGAAGCTGATAAGTTTACTATAAGTGGTGGCGGTGACATCAGCTGTTATCCTGAACTCAAAGAACTGGTCTCTTTCTTATCACAATTTAAAAAACCAATACATCTGGGATATACCAGTGGGAAAGGATTTACTTCGGAAGGTGATGCTGCCTTTTTCATTGAGAACGGCGTCACTGAGGTATCATTCACTGTATTTGCGACCGATCCGGAAATTCGTGGAGCATATATGAACGACCCTGAGCCGGAAGCTTCCCTTGCTGTACTTCGTGATTTCTGTACACATTGTGAGGTATATGGTGCAATTGTTGTAATTCCGGGTGTCAATGATGGTGAAGTTCTTGAGAAGACACTTTCAGATCTGGAATCCATGGGTGCCTCAGGAGCGATACTCATGCGCTTTGCTAACTCAAGGGAAGAAGGGCTTATACTTGAGAATGCACCTATAATGGAAGGTATCGAGTCCCATACTGTTGAGGAGTTCACTCAGATAGTACGTGATGCTGCTAAAAATCACAGCTTCAGGGTTACCGGTACACCTCTGGAAGATCCTCTCTTTGGGTCTCCCTTCGCGATAAGGTTGCATGATGATCTGCTCACAAAGTTGCCTGAGGTTACAAAAGAAGCTACAATAATCACAAGCAAGGTTGCAGAAGAAAGGCTTTCCGGGATATTCGACAAGCTGGGGGGTACTGTGAATGTAATTGGGTTGAACAAGGATATCGGGTGCCTGATCACTATCGATGATTTCCGTGATCTTGATCTTTCCAATGTCAAGGAGACTGTTATTATTCCTGGCCGTGCTTTTGTCCATGATCCCGAAGTTAAGGGATTGCTTTGCAGCGATGGTGTGGATCGGCTCGTAAGGCGTGGGCCTGATACATTGACAGTTGACGGCGAGATGTCAATAGGTATGAGTGAAGAAGATGTTCTCGAGCTCGAAATGAATATGTTCACAGAGCTCATTCAACAGATCAATGCAATAGGCATGCCTGTACACTGA
- the mcrB gene encoding coenzyme-B sulfoethylthiotransferase subunit beta, translating to MSDKIDIYDDRGTLLESGVDIMALAPTTNAAIGKIIKDTKRTVAVNLAGIEKGLATGKYGGKGRQILGRGLEYDIVGNADAIAESVANLVKVSDDDDTNVKVIGGGKQLLVQVPSARTDAGADFVSGSTVSAAAVVQTIIDTYNTDMFDAPLVKGAVWGSYPQTMDMSGGNVASILSIPQQNEGLGFSLRNIMTNHVAAITGRKAMNAAALSSIYEQAGMFEMGNAVGSFARHQLLGFAYQGLNANNLVYEMVKENGKDGTVGTVIETVVDKAIEAGIIAVDHKAPSGYNFYKANDVSMWNAYAAAGQLAATLVNCAAGRAAQNVSSTILYFNDILEKETGLPGCDMGRAQGTGVGFSFFSHSIYGGGGPGIFNGNHVVTRHSRGFAIPCVSAACSIDAGTQMITIEKTSGLVGNVFGSIEEFREPIKAVAGAL from the coding sequence GTGTCTGACAAAATAGACATATATGACGACAGAGGTACACTGTTGGAAAGCGGCGTCGACATAATGGCACTCGCACCAACAACAAATGCAGCAATCGGAAAGATCATCAAAGACACAAAGAGGACTGTCGCTGTCAACCTTGCAGGTATCGAGAAAGGTCTCGCAACCGGCAAGTATGGTGGAAAAGGACGCCAGATTCTCGGACGTGGTCTCGAATATGATATAGTAGGGAACGCAGATGCAATCGCAGAGTCTGTTGCAAACCTTGTAAAGGTAAGCGACGACGACGACACAAACGTAAAAGTGATCGGTGGCGGAAAACAGCTTCTTGTGCAGGTTCCAAGCGCAAGAACAGACGCTGGTGCTGACTTCGTTTCAGGAAGTACAGTAAGTGCAGCAGCTGTTGTACAGACCATCATTGACACATACAACACCGACATGTTCGATGCACCACTCGTAAAGGGTGCTGTCTGGGGTAGCTATCCACAGACCATGGACATGAGCGGCGGTAACGTTGCATCAATTCTTAGCATACCACAGCAGAATGAAGGTCTCGGTTTCTCCCTTAGGAACATCATGACCAACCACGTCGCTGCTATCACAGGCAGAAAGGCAATGAACGCTGCTGCACTCTCCTCAATCTATGAGCAGGCAGGTATGTTCGAGATGGGTAACGCAGTAGGTTCATTCGCAAGACACCAGTTACTCGGATTCGCATATCAGGGTCTTAACGCTAACAACCTCGTCTACGAAATGGTCAAAGAGAACGGCAAGGACGGTACAGTCGGTACAGTCATAGAAACCGTTGTCGACAAGGCAATCGAAGCAGGTATCATCGCGGTCGACCACAAGGCACCATCCGGATACAACTTCTACAAGGCAAATGACGTTTCCATGTGGAACGCATATGCAGCAGCAGGTCAGCTCGCAGCTACACTCGTAAACTGTGCAGCAGGCAGAGCAGCTCAGAACGTATCATCAACCATCCTGTACTTCAACGATATACTCGAGAAGGAAACAGGCCTCCCAGGCTGTGACATGGGTAGAGCACAGGGTACTGGTGTTGGATTCTCCTTCTTCAGTCACTCAATCTATGGTGGCGGTGGACCAGGTATCTTCAATGGTAACCACGTTGTAACAAGACACTCCAGAGGATTCGCAATTCCTTGTGTATCCGCTGCATGTTCAATTGATGCAGGTACTCAGATGATCACCATCGAGAAGACATCAGGACTTGTTGGAAATGTGTTCGGTTCAATCGAAGAATTCAGAGAGCCAATCAAAGCAGTTGCAGGGGCACTCTAA
- the mcrC gene encoding methyl-coenzyme M reductase I operon protein C → MFDRETQVVDCRHGMGLGRGGGLAQRGTLSETGRPDVITVAMSPGRRHITKPICELTYGMRREDIQVSVLVLNSGSGIPDTPMRSGAFGITPEEIAQISRHKLAVIHTGNIRDHVVKKVREILKDAEVPAIIVCQTKIDFEDFARGGIKTKFVKPKNNETLTKGKVMDIVSGVTRGESCSRDKLNELVKSVKNTMRSIDN, encoded by the coding sequence ATGTTTGACCGGGAAACACAAGTTGTAGACTGCAGGCATGGAATGGGCCTGGGACGCGGTGGAGGGCTCGCACAACGCGGCACTCTTTCCGAGACCGGACGCCCTGATGTCATCACAGTAGCAATGAGTCCCGGCAGACGTCACATCACAAAACCGATATGTGAACTCACATACGGCATGCGCAGGGAGGATATACAGGTCAGTGTTCTGGTATTGAACTCAGGATCAGGCATACCTGATACACCAATGAGATCAGGCGCATTCGGGATAACACCTGAAGAAATTGCGCAGATATCAAGGCATAAACTGGCAGTTATCCATACAGGTAACATACGAGACCATGTGGTAAAAAAAGTAAGGGAAATTCTAAAGGATGCAGAGGTCCCGGCAATAATCGTCTGTCAGACAAAGATCGACTTCGAGGATTTTGCCAGGGGAGGAATTAAGACCAAATTTGTGAAGCCTAAAAATAACGAGACCCTAACAAAAGGAAAAGTTATGGATATTGTGTCAGGAGTCACAAGAGGAGAATCATGTTCAAGAGATAAGTTGAACGAACTCGTGAAATCCGTAAAGAACACAATGAGATCTATTGATAACTAA
- the mcrG gene encoding coenzyme-B sulfoethylthiotransferase subunit gamma: MAYEAQYYPGATSVAENRRKHMSGKVEKLREVSDDDLTLVLGHRAPGSDYPSTHPPLAEMGEPECSVREMVEPTPGAKAGDRVRYVQFVDSMYNAPSTPYFRSYAAAINYRGVDPGTLSGRQVVEARERDMEEIAKFQLETEMTCPALASLRGATVHGHSLRLPEDGIMFDMLDRCRLENGVVIMHKDQVGRAIDKKVDFGKPMSEEEAAKRTTFYRVDNVAFRDDAEVIEWVHTVFEKRTAYGFKPE, translated from the coding sequence ATGGCATACGAAGCACAATATTATCCAGGTGCAACATCCGTTGCAGAAAACAGAAGAAAGCACATGTCCGGAAAGGTCGAAAAGCTCAGGGAAGTCTCTGACGACGATCTTACATTAGTACTCGGACACCGTGCACCAGGTAGCGACTACCCAAGCACACACCCACCACTCGCTGAGATGGGTGAACCAGAATGCTCAGTCAGAGAAATGGTCGAACCAACACCAGGCGCAAAAGCTGGTGACAGGGTAAGGTACGTTCAGTTCGTCGACTCAATGTACAACGCACCATCAACACCATACTTCAGGTCCTACGCAGCAGCAATCAACTACAGAGGTGTCGACCCAGGTACACTTTCCGGTCGTCAGGTCGTTGAAGCTCGTGAAAGAGACATGGAAGAAATCGCAAAGTTCCAGCTCGAGACAGAAATGACATGCCCAGCACTTGCAAGCCTTCGTGGCGCAACTGTTCACGGTCACTCACTCCGTCTCCCAGAAGATGGAATCATGTTCGACATGCTTGACAGATGCCGCCTTGAGAATGGCGTAGTAATCATGCACAAGGACCAGGTAGGAAGGGCAATCGACAAGAAGGTCGACTTCGGAAAGCCAATGTCCGAGGAAGAGGCTGCCAAGAGAACCACATTCTACCGTGTAGACAATGTTGCATTCAGAGATGACGCAGAGGTCATCGAATGGGTCCACACAGTGTTTGAGAAGAGAACCGCATATGGATTCAAGCCAGAGTAA
- the mcrA gene encoding coenzyme-B sulfoethylthiotransferase subunit alpha has protein sequence MADDRKRLFQKELEVKFTKEHGDNKMEGGEITDKKVTYYRLGVDQNPRKVEMKKAGQDMAAARGLVGYNPMMHCGGIPLGQRAITPSFISGTDIMVETDDLHYVNNAAMQQMWDDIRRTTIVGMDMAHETLEKRLGIEVTPETINHYLEVLNHALPGGAVVQEHMVETHPALVDDCYCKIFTGDDELADEIDSQFLIDINKQFPEDQAEALKEAIGKTTWQAAHIPTVVSRTTDGAQTSRWMAMQVGMSFIAAYNMCAGEAAVADLSYAAKHAGVISMGDMLPARRARGPNEPGGISFGHMSDIIQTSRVDAEDPAHVALEVVGGACMLYDQIWLGSYMSGGVGFTQYATAAYTNNILDDNLYYNVDYINDKYDGAATKGTDNKVKATMEVVKDIATESTIYGLENYEKYPTALEDHFGGSQRATVLSAAAGSATSLATGNGNAGLSAWYLSMYLHKEAHGRLGFFGYDLQDQCGATNVFSFQSDEGLPVELRGPNYPNYAMNVGHQGGYTAIASAAHAGRGDAWAVNPLIKVCFADDLLPFDFTAPRKEFGRGAIREFEPAGERSLIIPAK, from the coding sequence ATGGCAGATGATAGAAAGAGACTGTTCCAGAAAGAATTAGAAGTCAAATTCACAAAAGAACACGGCGACAACAAGATGGAAGGCGGAGAGATCACTGACAAGAAAGTGACATACTACCGTCTTGGTGTTGACCAGAACCCAAGAAAAGTCGAGATGAAGAAAGCTGGCCAGGACATGGCTGCAGCTAGAGGACTCGTTGGTTACAACCCAATGATGCACTGTGGTGGTATCCCACTCGGTCAGAGAGCAATCACCCCATCCTTCATTTCCGGTACTGACATCATGGTAGAGACCGATGATCTTCACTACGTCAACAACGCTGCAATGCAGCAGATGTGGGATGACATCAGAAGAACCACAATCGTCGGTATGGACATGGCTCACGAGACACTCGAGAAGCGTCTCGGTATCGAAGTCACACCAGAAACAATCAACCACTACCTTGAAGTGCTCAACCACGCACTCCCTGGTGGAGCAGTTGTTCAGGAGCACATGGTCGAAACACACCCAGCTCTTGTAGATGACTGTTACTGTAAGATCTTCACCGGTGACGATGAACTTGCAGATGAGATTGACAGCCAGTTCCTCATCGACATCAACAAGCAGTTCCCTGAAGACCAGGCAGAAGCACTCAAAGAAGCTATCGGAAAGACAACCTGGCAGGCAGCACACATCCCAACCGTTGTTAGCAGAACAACAGATGGTGCACAGACCTCAAGGTGGATGGCAATGCAGGTCGGTATGTCCTTCATCGCAGCATACAACATGTGTGCTGGTGAAGCAGCAGTAGCTGACCTTTCATACGCAGCAAAGCACGCTGGTGTAATCTCCATGGGAGATATGCTTCCAGCAAGACGTGCACGTGGTCCAAACGAGCCTGGTGGAATTTCCTTCGGTCACATGTCTGATATCATCCAGACAAGCCGTGTTGACGCAGAAGACCCAGCACACGTAGCTCTCGAGGTAGTCGGTGGAGCATGCATGCTCTACGATCAGATCTGGCTCGGTTCCTACATGTCTGGTGGTGTCGGATTCACACAGTATGCAACCGCTGCATACACCAACAACATCCTTGACGACAACCTGTACTACAACGTTGACTACATCAACGACAAGTACGATGGTGCAGCAACCAAGGGTACCGACAACAAGGTCAAGGCAACAATGGAGGTTGTCAAGGACATCGCAACAGAGTCCACAATCTATGGTCTCGAGAACTACGAGAAGTACCCAACAGCACTCGAAGACCACTTCGGTGGTTCCCAGAGAGCAACAGTACTCTCCGCAGCAGCAGGTAGTGCAACATCACTCGCAACCGGAAACGGAAACGCTGGTCTTTCCGCATGGTACCTTTCAATGTACCTGCACAAGGAAGCACACGGACGTCTTGGTTTCTTCGGATACGACCTGCAGGACCAGTGTGGTGCTACAAACGTATTCTCCTTCCAGTCCGACGAAGGTCTGCCTGTTGAGCTCCGTGGTCCAAACTACCCTAACTACGCAATGAACGTAGGTCACCAGGGTGGTTACACCGCAATCGCTTCAGCAGCACACGCTGGACGTGGAGATGCATGGGCAGTCAACCCACTGATCAAGGTCTGCTTCGCAGATGACCTTCTCCCATTCGACTTTACCGCACCAAGGAAAGAGTTTGGAAGAGGCGCAATCAGAGAGTTCGAGCCAGCTGGTGAGAGATCACTTATCATCCCAGCAAAATAA
- a CDS encoding DNA polymerase II large subunit, translating into MAEIVASKEMHEYFNTLESTLKKEIEIVNSARSKGKDPKPHVEIPLAKDLADRVENLIGVKGVAELIRKLEETRSREEAALALGREVAQGKVGTFDSKSEAIEAAIRVSVAMLTEGVVAAPIEGIDRAGIGKNDDGSEYVSIFYAGPIRSAGGTAQALSVLVGDYVRRGVGIDRYKPRKEEVERYIEEIMLYKRVASLQYTPSEEEIRLIVENCPICIDGEPTEAEEVEGHRNLERIDTNRVRGGMALVLAEGLALKAPKIQKHVKKLKIDGWEWLEQLISGTKSTSDDSGEEKKDEKPKIKPKDKYMRDLIAGRPVFSHPSRPGGFRLRYGRSRNTSFAAAGINPSGMLVMDDFIAPGTQLKVERPGKAAGMAPVDSIEGPTVKLRSGDVVRIDRIDEAYELRSEVEEIIDIGEILINYGDFLENNHPLAPSPYCFEWWIQEYRKAGGDQPDAEEVLKDPSQDVALDASKKYGVALHPKFTYLWHDIENDKFEQLADFISENGILESERRVLKLPHDAALSSGVKRTLELLLVLHRISDGMILIEEPLPFIYTLGLDDELRKKWDSLEHEEVLDNINQITEFEVRPRAPTRIGARMGRPEKSDKRKMSPAPHVLFPIAESGGNTRKLENAASFKASTNAKVGEIAVEIGNRICPACGVETFEYRCDCGEYTMPKLFCPRCGISVNKAECPKCGTKTTCTSMRKIDFKSIYQKAFEKVGERDKLDSFKGVKKMMSKDMTPEPLEKGILRAKHDLFTFKDGTVRYDMSDIPLTHIRPSEIGVTCEKLKELGYKEDIYGKPLTDPEQVLCLKVQDLVISYDCADYILRTMQYIDDLLVKYYKEDPYYNAKTRDDTVGTLLMGLAPHTSAGVLGRLVGFTTAAVGYAHPFFHAAKRRNCDGDEDCVMLLMDGLLNFSREYLPDKRGGKMDAPLVLTTRLDPSEVDKEAHNIDVCESYPLEFYEATLRIANPKEFEDTFDLVSSRLGTPLQYEKFMFTHDTSNIAAGPLKSAYKTLGSMVEKMDAQLELGKKIRAVDASDVAERVLISHFLPDMFGNLRAFSRQGTRCVKCGAKYRRPPLTGSCQKCGGRVILTVHEGAVKKYLEVSMKVAEEYNVSSYTKQRIELIGYDMKSLFENDRSKQMGLSDFM; encoded by the coding sequence ATGGCAGAAATTGTAGCAAGCAAAGAAATGCATGAGTACTTCAATACGCTTGAGAGCACGTTGAAAAAGGAAATAGAGATAGTCAACAGTGCGCGCTCAAAGGGAAAAGACCCAAAACCTCATGTTGAGATACCCCTTGCAAAGGACCTTGCCGACAGAGTGGAGAACCTTATCGGAGTTAAAGGTGTAGCAGAGCTTATCCGGAAACTGGAAGAAACCAGGTCAAGAGAAGAAGCTGCACTGGCTCTTGGAAGAGAAGTAGCTCAGGGAAAAGTTGGCACTTTTGATTCTAAGTCCGAAGCTATCGAAGCTGCGATCCGTGTGTCCGTTGCCATGCTGACAGAAGGAGTTGTTGCTGCCCCAATTGAAGGAATTGACCGTGCAGGGATCGGAAAGAACGATGACGGATCAGAATACGTCAGCATCTTCTATGCCGGCCCGATACGCAGTGCAGGAGGTACTGCACAGGCACTATCCGTACTTGTTGGCGATTATGTACGCAGAGGCGTTGGCATTGACAGATATAAACCCCGAAAAGAAGAGGTTGAACGCTACATTGAGGAGATCATGCTCTACAAAAGGGTTGCAAGTCTCCAGTACACCCCATCCGAAGAGGAGATCAGGCTGATCGTGGAGAACTGCCCAATATGCATCGATGGAGAACCAACTGAAGCAGAAGAGGTTGAAGGACACCGTAATCTCGAAAGGATAGATACCAACAGAGTACGTGGCGGAATGGCACTGGTACTTGCTGAAGGCCTGGCACTAAAAGCTCCAAAGATACAGAAGCATGTAAAAAAACTTAAGATCGACGGCTGGGAATGGCTCGAACAACTGATCTCCGGTACAAAGAGCACATCTGACGACAGTGGCGAAGAAAAGAAAGATGAGAAACCGAAGATCAAGCCTAAGGACAAGTATATGCGAGACCTGATCGCCGGAAGACCTGTATTTTCCCACCCGTCCCGACCAGGAGGATTCCGGTTGCGCTATGGAAGGTCGCGCAATACGTCCTTTGCAGCCGCAGGAATAAATCCTTCCGGAATGCTTGTGATGGACGACTTCATCGCACCGGGAACACAGCTTAAAGTTGAAAGACCTGGAAAAGCAGCAGGAATGGCACCAGTGGATTCCATCGAAGGCCCCACAGTAAAGCTCAGGTCAGGAGATGTTGTCAGGATCGATCGCATAGATGAAGCATATGAATTACGCTCAGAGGTCGAGGAGATCATTGACATCGGCGAGATACTGATAAATTACGGCGATTTCCTTGAGAACAACCACCCACTTGCACCATCACCATACTGTTTCGAGTGGTGGATACAGGAATACAGGAAAGCTGGGGGAGACCAGCCAGATGCCGAAGAAGTTCTTAAAGACCCATCCCAGGATGTTGCATTGGATGCCAGTAAAAAGTATGGAGTAGCCCTGCACCCTAAGTTCACATACCTGTGGCATGATATTGAAAATGATAAGTTCGAACAGCTTGCGGACTTCATATCTGAGAATGGGATCCTTGAAAGCGAGAGAAGAGTACTAAAGTTGCCACACGATGCCGCACTTTCAAGCGGAGTGAAGAGAACACTTGAGCTACTACTTGTCCTTCACAGGATAAGCGACGGGATGATACTGATCGAGGAACCGCTGCCATTCATCTATACCCTTGGACTGGATGACGAGCTCAGAAAGAAGTGGGATTCTCTTGAACATGAAGAGGTACTTGACAATATCAATCAAATAACGGAATTTGAAGTACGGCCAAGAGCTCCCACACGCATCGGTGCAAGGATGGGAAGACCGGAGAAATCTGATAAAAGGAAGATGTCACCAGCACCCCATGTGTTATTCCCCATTGCAGAATCCGGAGGAAATACACGAAAACTTGAAAATGCCGCCAGCTTCAAGGCATCAACAAATGCAAAGGTCGGAGAGATAGCTGTAGAGATAGGGAACAGGATCTGCCCGGCATGTGGAGTGGAAACCTTCGAATACAGGTGTGACTGCGGCGAATATACCATGCCAAAACTTTTCTGCCCCAGATGCGGCATTTCTGTGAACAAAGCGGAATGTCCAAAATGTGGCACAAAGACAACCTGCACAAGTATGAGAAAGATCGATTTCAAAAGCATTTACCAGAAAGCATTCGAGAAGGTCGGTGAAAGAGACAAACTCGATTCATTCAAAGGTGTTAAGAAAATGATGTCAAAGGACATGACACCCGAACCTCTCGAAAAAGGGATCCTCCGGGCAAAACATGACCTGTTCACCTTCAAGGATGGGACAGTGCGTTATGACATGTCGGACATACCACTTACACACATCAGACCTTCCGAGATAGGAGTCACATGCGAGAAGCTTAAGGAACTTGGCTATAAGGAAGACATCTATGGAAAACCACTTACAGACCCTGAGCAGGTGCTCTGCCTCAAGGTTCAGGACCTTGTGATATCATACGATTGCGCCGATTATATTCTAAGGACCATGCAATACATTGACGATCTTCTTGTCAAATATTATAAAGAAGACCCATATTATAATGCGAAGACAAGGGATGACACGGTTGGCACCCTCCTTATGGGACTTGCACCACATACATCAGCAGGTGTACTTGGAAGGCTTGTAGGATTTACCACAGCTGCAGTCGGATATGCACATCCGTTCTTCCATGCTGCAAAAAGGCGTAATTGTGATGGGGATGAAGATTGCGTCATGCTGCTCATGGATGGTCTGCTCAACTTCTCCCGTGAATACCTGCCGGACAAAAGGGGAGGAAAGATGGATGCACCCCTCGTTCTGACCACACGCCTCGACCCCAGTGAGGTTGACAAGGAAGCACATAATATAGATGTCTGTGAATCATACCCGCTGGAATTCTACGAAGCTACACTGAGAATTGCAAACCCGAAGGAGTTCGAAGACACTTTTGACCTGGTCAGCAGCAGACTTGGTACCCCATTACAGTATGAAAAGTTCATGTTCACCCATGATACATCCAACATTGCGGCAGGTCCGCTCAAAAGTGCATACAAGACACTTGGAAGTATGGTCGAGAAGATGGATGCACAACTTGAGCTTGGAAAGAAGATACGCGCTGTTGATGCTTCAGATGTCGCAGAGAGGGTGCTTATATCCCACTTCCTGCCGGATATGTTCGGAAACCTGAGAGCTTTCTCAAGACAGGGGACAAGATGCGTAAAATGTGGTGCTAAGTACCGCAGACCACCACTTACAGGCAGTTGTCAAAAATGTGGTGGCAGAGTTATCCTTACGGTTCACGAGGGTGCTGTCAAAAAGTACCTTGAGGTCTCAATGAAAGTGGCAGAAGAGTACAATGTTTCAAGTTACACAAAACAGCGCATTGAACTGATAGGCTACGACATGAAGTCACTTTTTGAAAATGACAGGTCCAAACAGATGGGACTTTCAGACTTTATGTAA